The following proteins come from a genomic window of Candidatus Eremiobacterota bacterium:
- the rpsD gene encoding 30S ribosomal protein S4 encodes MARYTEAVCRLCRRETATSKTGEKIKLFLKGDRCLSKKCAVERRGTAPGQKTQNTKTRQKISEFGRQLREKQKMRRYYGVLENQFSNYFREAQRVKGKTGATFLQLLERRLDNVIYRLNLAQSRAQARQLVTHRHFRLNGRIVNVPSIIVKAGDEITITDRSKSSDFFAGAIETAKNRRHPEWLEFNETDASSKVLALPSREQIDTPVDEQLIVEYYSR; translated from the coding sequence ATGGCCCGTTACACCGAAGCCGTGTGCCGACTCTGCCGCCGCGAGACCGCGACCAGCAAGACCGGCGAAAAGATCAAGCTCTTCCTCAAGGGCGACCGCTGCCTGTCCAAAAAGTGCGCCGTCGAGCGCCGCGGAACCGCGCCGGGTCAGAAGACGCAGAACACCAAGACGCGTCAGAAGATCTCCGAGTTCGGCCGCCAGCTCCGCGAGAAGCAGAAGATGCGCCGCTACTACGGCGTGCTTGAGAACCAGTTCTCGAACTACTTCCGCGAAGCGCAGCGCGTCAAGGGCAAGACCGGCGCGACCTTCCTGCAGCTGCTCGAGCGCCGTCTCGACAACGTCATCTACCGGCTCAACCTCGCGCAGAGCCGCGCCCAGGCGCGCCAGCTCGTCACGCACCGCCACTTCCGCTTGAACGGGCGCATCGTCAACGTGCCCTCGATCATCGTGAAGGCCGGCGACGAAATCACGATCACCGACCGCTCGAAGTCCTCGGACTTCTTCGCCGGCGCGATCGAGACCGCGAAGAACCGCCGCCACCCTGAGTGGCTCGAGTTCAACGAGACCGACGCTTCATCAAAAGTGCTGGCGCTCCCGAGCCGCGAGCAGATCGATACCCCGGTCGACGAGCAACTGATCGTCGAGTACTACAGCCGCTAA
- a CDS encoding DNA-directed RNA polymerase subunit alpha, with product MTVLEAPAGANIEVRERRENYAKFVIEPLERGFGITLGNALRRVLLSSIPGAAVTYVKIDGVLHEFSTIPGVVEDTVDLLLNLKGLPIKLNTEDPKVLQLSASGAKEVTAGDIQPDADVEILQPNYHLATLSKKDAKLSMEIGVEKARGYVTSDKQRNIEHMIGLIPMDSIFSPIRKVNFSVDDTRVGQSVDFDRLTLEIETNGSISPDDALSEAAQILTEELRLFIGFSTEEKPVQTAPASEWDVPVETLNLSVRSFNCLKRAGISKVSELLDMTEDEIIKMRNFGKKSLDEIKQVLEERGLSLRQA from the coding sequence ATGACCGTCCTCGAAGCGCCCGCCGGCGCCAACATCGAAGTTCGCGAACGCCGCGAGAACTACGCCAAGTTCGTGATCGAGCCGCTCGAGCGCGGCTTCGGCATCACCCTCGGCAACGCGCTGCGCCGCGTCCTGCTCTCCTCGATCCCCGGCGCCGCCGTCACCTACGTCAAGATCGACGGCGTCCTGCACGAGTTCTCGACGATTCCCGGAGTCGTCGAAGACACCGTCGACCTGCTGCTCAACCTCAAGGGACTGCCGATCAAGCTGAACACGGAAGACCCCAAGGTCCTCCAGCTCAGCGCGAGCGGCGCGAAGGAAGTCACCGCCGGCGACATCCAGCCGGACGCCGACGTCGAGATCCTGCAGCCGAACTACCACCTCGCGACGCTCTCGAAGAAAGACGCGAAGCTCTCGATGGAGATCGGCGTCGAGAAGGCGCGCGGCTACGTCACCAGCGACAAGCAGCGCAACATCGAGCACATGATCGGGCTCATCCCGATGGACTCGATCTTCTCGCCGATCCGCAAGGTCAACTTCAGCGTCGACGACACGCGCGTCGGCCAGTCGGTCGACTTCGACCGCCTCACGCTGGAGATCGAGACCAACGGCTCGATCTCACCCGACGACGCGCTCTCGGAAGCGGCCCAGATCCTTACCGAGGAGCTGCGGCTCTTCATCGGCTTCTCGACCGAAGAGAAGCCGGTGCAGACCGCGCCCGCCAGCGAGTGGGACGTGCCGGTCGAGACGCTCAACCTCTCGGTGCGCTCGTTCAACTGCCTCAAGCGCGCGGGGATCTCGAAGGTCTCCGAGCTGCTCGACATGACCGAAGACGAAATCATCAAGATGCGCAACTTCGGCAAGAAGTCGCTCGACGAGATCAAGCAAGTCCTGGAGGAGCGGGGACTCTCGCTCCGCCAAGCGTAG
- the rplQ gene encoding 50S ribosomal protein L17 gives MPHQVANKRLSRTDGHRKALLRNLATSFFKHEKIETTSTKAKEISKVVDRLITQARRGGLHSRRLVASYLTEEAVAKKLCEQIAPSLKDKPGGYTRITKSRVRPGDAAELSILELVK, from the coding sequence ATGCCGCACCAAGTCGCCAACAAGCGTCTCTCGCGCACGGACGGTCATCGCAAGGCGCTGCTCCGCAACCTCGCGACGTCGTTCTTCAAGCACGAGAAGATCGAGACCACCTCGACCAAGGCCAAGGAGATCTCCAAAGTCGTCGACCGCCTCATCACGCAGGCGCGGCGCGGCGGGCTCCACTCGCGGCGGCTGGTGGCCTCCTACCTGACCGAAGAGGCCGTCGCGAAGAAGCTGTGCGAGCAGATCGCACCCTCGCTGAAGGACAAGCCGGGCGGTTACACCCGGATCACCAAGTCCCGCGTCCGCCCCGGCGACGCCGCGGAACTCTCGATCCTGGAGCTCGTGAAGTAG
- a CDS encoding anthranilate synthase component I family protein, translating into MLVTADDPLSLTSITRSFVADSITPISAYLALAQPGRSCMLESVHGTERISRFSFIGLDYLDAFGVDRDPRMLERIRAAIGRYRLDRDDLPFPGGAVCVFTYDAARALEPVLRQTLDDGGVPPADVRFGDALAVIPGTWLVFDHFTHRLTLIGFAREASEHEAVNARLDAYAARLLGQRPTVPGAVRADGPVSASMDEATFLERVAQAKQLIYDGEAYQLQVGIRFSCPLAGTAFDFYREIRARNPSPYMFFVEHEGRAVFGASPEFLVRLDGRTARIRPLAGTRPRHADPQVDARIADELLHDEKERAEHVMLVDLARNDLGAVCRTGSVRVDELMVIERYSHVMHIVSNVVGELREDKDALDLFAASFPAGTVTGAPKIRAMQLIDRLEPVARGFYAGSVAHFDFDGDLDSCIILRSVAVANGRAYWQASAGIVADSVPQTEYAEVFAKTGIVRAVLGIVS; encoded by the coding sequence ATGCTAGTGACCGCGGACGACCCGCTCAGTCTCACCTCGATTACGCGATCGTTCGTCGCGGACAGCATCACGCCGATCTCCGCCTACCTCGCCCTGGCCCAGCCGGGGCGTTCGTGTATGCTGGAGTCGGTCCACGGGACGGAGCGGATCAGCCGCTTCTCGTTCATCGGCCTCGACTACCTCGACGCGTTCGGCGTCGACCGCGACCCGCGGATGCTCGAGCGCATTCGCGCCGCGATCGGCCGCTACAGGCTCGACCGCGACGACCTTCCGTTCCCCGGCGGCGCGGTGTGCGTGTTCACCTACGACGCGGCGCGCGCGCTCGAGCCCGTCCTGCGACAAACTCTGGACGACGGTGGCGTTCCGCCGGCGGACGTGCGGTTCGGGGACGCGCTGGCGGTCATTCCGGGGACGTGGCTGGTGTTCGATCACTTTACGCACCGGCTCACGCTGATCGGCTTCGCGCGCGAGGCGAGCGAACACGAGGCCGTCAACGCGCGGCTCGACGCGTACGCCGCGCGGCTGCTCGGCCAGCGCCCGACGGTGCCGGGCGCGGTGCGCGCCGACGGCCCGGTGAGCGCGTCGATGGACGAGGCGACCTTCCTGGAGCGCGTCGCGCAGGCGAAGCAGCTGATCTACGACGGCGAAGCGTACCAGCTGCAAGTCGGGATTCGTTTCTCGTGCCCGCTGGCGGGGACGGCGTTCGACTTCTACCGCGAAATTCGCGCGCGCAACCCCTCGCCGTACATGTTCTTCGTCGAGCACGAAGGGCGCGCGGTGTTCGGCGCCTCGCCGGAGTTCCTCGTGCGGCTCGACGGGCGCACGGCGCGGATTCGCCCGCTCGCCGGAACGCGCCCGCGCCACGCCGATCCGCAGGTCGACGCGCGGATCGCCGATGAGCTGCTCCACGACGAGAAGGAGCGCGCCGAGCACGTGATGCTGGTCGACCTCGCGCGCAACGATCTCGGCGCGGTGTGCCGCACCGGCAGCGTGCGGGTTGACGAGCTGATGGTGATCGAGCGCTACTCGCACGTCATGCACATCGTCTCGAACGTCGTGGGCGAGCTGCGCGAGGACAAGGACGCGCTCGACCTGTTCGCCGCCTCGTTCCCGGCCGGCACCGTCACCGGGGCGCCGAAGATCCGCGCGATGCAGCTGATCGACCGGCTGGAGCCCGTCGCGCGCGGCTTCTATGCCGGCAGCGTCGCGCACTTCGACTTCGACGGCGACCTCGACTCGTGCATCATCCTGCGCTCGGTCGCGGTGGCGAACGGGCGCGCCTACTGGCAGGCGTCGGCCGGGATCGTCGCCGACAGCGTCCCGCAGACCGAATACGCCGAAGTGTTCGCGAAGACCGGCATCGTCCGCGCCGTGCTGGGGATCGTTTCGTGA
- a CDS encoding aminodeoxychorismate/anthranilate synthase component II — MTRLLLVDNYDSFTWNLAHLFGAVEGVEVEVVRNDDPCLDDGVTARYDGVIVGPGPGRPADAGRTLGIVREAARERKPLFGVCLGLQAIGEAFGGRVVHAPRQMHGKTSEIIHDAQGLFAQIPSPFTATRYHSLVVDHDGFPSVLRANAASEDGVIQGLVHRELPISGVQFHPESVLTTAGRALAENVVREMRA, encoded by the coding sequence GTGACGCGGTTGCTGCTGGTCGACAATTACGATTCCTTCACGTGGAATCTTGCGCATTTGTTCGGGGCGGTTGAGGGGGTCGAGGTCGAGGTGGTTCGCAACGACGATCCGTGCTTGGACGACGGCGTTACGGCGCGCTACGACGGTGTGATCGTCGGGCCGGGGCCCGGCCGGCCGGCAGACGCGGGGCGCACGCTTGGGATCGTGCGCGAAGCGGCGCGCGAGCGCAAGCCGTTGTTCGGGGTGTGCTTGGGGCTGCAGGCGATCGGCGAGGCGTTCGGCGGGCGCGTTGTGCACGCGCCGCGACAGATGCACGGGAAGACTTCGGAGATCATCCATGATGCGCAGGGCCTTTTCGCGCAGATACCCTCGCCGTTTACGGCGACGCGGTATCACTCGCTCGTGGTCGACCATGACGGTTTCCCATCGGTGCTGCGGGCGAATGCGGCGAGTGAGGATGGGGTGATCCAGGGGCTCGTCCACCGCGAGCTGCCGATCTCGGGAGTGCAGTTCCATCCGGAATCGGTGCTGACGACGGCCGGTCGCGCGCTCGCCGAGAACGTCGTTCGGGAAATGCGCGCGTGA